A portion of the Herpetosiphon gulosus genome contains these proteins:
- the xylB gene encoding xylulokinase: MAYVLGYDISTTATKALLIDQQGTVVAIGQASYDYATPYPLWSEQSPHLWWQACRESTQEVLAKAGVAANEIVAIGLAGQMHGLVLLDQAGEVLRPALLWNDQRTAEQCEQITTRLGEQRLIELTGNRALTGFTAPKILWVQQHEPEVYAQIAHILLPKDYVRYCLTGEFASDVSDSAGTLLLDVRSRQWSAEVAQALEIDLAWLPQLFEGPAITGQLHAEAAAALGLVTGIPVVGGGGDQAANAVGTGVVEAGSIALSLGTSGVVFGATASPIIEPQGRLHAFCHAVPGRWHLMGVMLSAAGSLRWYHDTFAPQLSYDQLLEPAEGVVVGSAGLFFAPYLTGERTPHPDPLARGGFIGLTVRHTQAHLTRSVLEGVAFGLRDSLELMSQAGIGTIGAIRASGGGTRNRLWRQILADVLGAPLVGVSTTEGAAYGAALLAAVGAGWYRDVDQAVAATVRLSDPTEPSADQSRYAELYATYRAIYPALQPLYPALAAAEA, from the coding sequence ATGGCATATGTACTTGGTTATGATATTTCGACCACGGCAACCAAGGCACTGTTGATCGATCAACAAGGGACGGTGGTGGCGATTGGTCAAGCGAGCTACGATTATGCTACGCCCTACCCGTTGTGGAGCGAGCAATCGCCGCATTTGTGGTGGCAGGCTTGCCGCGAAAGCACCCAAGAAGTGTTGGCAAAAGCAGGTGTAGCCGCCAACGAGATTGTGGCAATTGGCTTGGCTGGCCAGATGCATGGCTTAGTTTTGCTTGATCAAGCGGGTGAAGTGTTGCGCCCAGCCTTGCTTTGGAACGATCAGCGGACTGCTGAACAATGTGAGCAAATTACCACCCGACTTGGTGAGCAACGCCTAATCGAATTAACTGGTAATCGGGCATTGACGGGCTTTACGGCCCCGAAAATTTTGTGGGTGCAACAGCACGAGCCTGAAGTTTATGCCCAAATTGCCCATATTTTGCTGCCCAAAGATTATGTGCGCTATTGTCTGACTGGCGAGTTTGCCAGCGATGTTTCTGATAGTGCTGGCACGCTCTTGTTGGATGTGCGCAGTCGTCAATGGTCGGCGGAAGTGGCGCAGGCGCTTGAGATTGATCTGGCATGGCTGCCGCAATTATTTGAAGGCCCAGCCATCACAGGCCAATTACATGCTGAAGCCGCTGCGGCTTTAGGCTTAGTAACAGGCATCCCAGTGGTTGGCGGCGGCGGTGATCAAGCTGCCAATGCTGTAGGAACTGGGGTGGTTGAGGCTGGTAGTATTGCCCTAAGCCTTGGCACATCGGGCGTGGTTTTTGGGGCAACGGCTAGCCCAATTATCGAGCCACAAGGTCGCTTGCACGCTTTTTGCCATGCCGTACCTGGGCGTTGGCATTTGATGGGCGTGATGTTGAGTGCGGCGGGAAGTTTGCGCTGGTATCACGACACCTTTGCCCCGCAACTGAGCTATGATCAATTACTTGAGCCTGCTGAGGGTGTAGTGGTTGGCAGTGCTGGCTTATTCTTTGCGCCTTATCTGACTGGCGAACGCACACCGCACCCTGATCCATTGGCTCGTGGCGGCTTTATTGGCCTGACCGTGCGCCATACTCAAGCCCATCTTACGCGCTCGGTGCTCGAAGGTGTGGCCTTTGGTTTACGCGATAGCCTTGAATTAATGAGCCAAGCTGGAATCGGTACCATTGGCGCGATTCGGGCTTCAGGTGGTGGCACACGCAATCGGTTATGGCGGCAAATTTTGGCCGATGTGTTGGGAGCGCCATTGGTTGGCGTGAGCACAACTGAGGGCGCGGCCTACGGCGCAGCATTGCTAGCAGCAGTTGGGGCTGGCTGGTATCGCGATGTTGATCAGGCGGTTGCGGCAACTGTGCGCTTGAGCGACCCCACTGAGCCAAGCGCTGATCAATCCCGCTATGCCGAATTATATGCAACCTATCGCGCGATTTATCCTGCCTTACAACCATTGTATCCAGCATTGGCGGCGGCTGAGGCCTAA
- a CDS encoding NAD(P)-binding domain-containing protein, with the protein MLIGVLGAGRVGQMLCELLTARGHQVLLANSRGPASLQTLVGQLGPQVTAVEAAELQQAEMILLVVRWQHIPAALEPLAHYNGIVVDVINNRFGPNPGDFHDLAGRGSSEIVAEILPQARLVKAFNHQPFADLAHLNELPTPKALFVAGDDQAAKQVVIGLIQVLGATAMDLGGLIDGGRLFSTGIGPLAGHGRVLTVAEAQAILTQETQQ; encoded by the coding sequence ATGTTAATTGGTGTTTTAGGGGCTGGTCGGGTTGGGCAAATGTTGTGTGAATTATTGACAGCCCGTGGGCATCAGGTGTTGCTAGCCAACTCGCGTGGCCCAGCCTCGTTGCAAACGCTGGTTGGGCAACTTGGACCGCAAGTCACGGCGGTTGAAGCAGCCGAGTTACAACAGGCCGAAATGATTCTTTTGGTGGTGCGTTGGCAGCATATTCCCGCCGCATTGGAGCCATTAGCGCATTACAATGGGATTGTAGTTGACGTAATCAACAATCGCTTTGGGCCGAATCCCGGCGATTTTCATGATTTAGCTGGGCGTGGTTCAAGCGAGATTGTGGCTGAAATCTTGCCGCAAGCGCGTTTAGTTAAGGCCTTCAATCATCAGCCATTTGCTGATTTGGCCCATTTGAATGAGCTGCCAACGCCCAAAGCCTTATTTGTGGCGGGCGACGATCAAGCAGCTAAGCAGGTTGTGATTGGATTAATTCAAGTTTTGGGGGCGACCGCCATGGATTTGGGTGGTTTGATCGATGGTGGTCGTTTATTCTCGACCGGAATCGGGCCATTAGCTGGTCATGGGCGAGTATTGACGGTGGCTGAAGCGCAGGCGATTTTAACGCAGGAAACTCAGCAATAA
- a CDS encoding peptide ABC transporter substrate-binding protein has translation MVKKPKTLWSLIALLILVLPLLAACGDAASTATTATDSTQPTTAASDSSATTTAPTAGTDVQPTTASTDVKDVTVTLPFQQGGITSLDHAYWSAQLFVSQGVVFEGLYGYDQQLNIVPKIAESATPSADNLVWTIKLRKDKKWSNGDPVTAKDFYAAWVRAAGPELKDAPMWAGMMGYVKNGYAFKAGAVGVDEVGFKLIDDYTIEVTLSQPNAAFINFLPVMNAMPINAKSLEANPSDWFDPKNAVYNGPYVVESWVSGGDIVLKRNPNYVGEGTGNVGTIVLRPYADANARLQAFENQEIQFTFLEDASQLAYAQGNPDIKDNIKSEENPIVWKGIQYNRSLNAGPLQDVRVRQAFALSIDKKAITDQILKGLAVPTDTFNSDVRVKDKVKSLTYDVAKAKQLLAEAGYPDGAGFPELTFYAPPSNDPQMPWIEAVAKMWQDNLGVKVVIQNNEGPVYSNIQWSNYNKDIQPGFATLGGPMNWFQPLDLTLATNHIWYFMDYKEGGMAKFAEYQTQIDAVSSTEAVGDWADLTARAEAAWTKRQAINAIEEPEMAKISAKAAEAPSFKEQWDAINERFTAAADDAEKLTAYKDGLLLVLKEEQDATWYDNRTDENKQAQRLMLKLAGQTLDDAWQTLPEIQQLAIDSAWMIPIYYDKLYYATDPRLSGIVINKLSWGGIFQYQYLQWTE, from the coding sequence ATGGTAAAGAAGCCAAAAACCCTGTGGAGCTTGATTGCGCTCCTGATTCTCGTTTTGCCACTCTTAGCAGCCTGTGGCGATGCCGCCTCAACTGCTACCACCGCGACCGACTCAACCCAACCAACCACGGCTGCTAGCGATTCTTCAGCCACAACTACTGCACCAACCGCCGGCACTGATGTCCAACCTACTACTGCCAGTACAGATGTTAAGGATGTGACGGTAACCTTGCCATTCCAACAAGGTGGCATTACCAGTCTTGACCATGCCTACTGGTCAGCTCAATTGTTTGTCTCGCAAGGCGTTGTGTTTGAAGGCTTGTATGGCTACGATCAACAATTGAACATCGTGCCAAAAATTGCCGAAAGCGCTACTCCTTCAGCCGATAACCTGGTTTGGACAATCAAGCTGCGCAAAGATAAAAAATGGTCGAACGGCGACCCAGTTACCGCTAAAGATTTCTATGCTGCTTGGGTTCGGGCAGCTGGCCCAGAATTAAAAGATGCTCCAATGTGGGCAGGGATGATGGGCTATGTCAAAAATGGTTACGCCTTCAAGGCGGGCGCAGTTGGTGTCGATGAAGTTGGCTTCAAATTGATCGATGACTACACCATCGAAGTAACCTTGAGCCAACCAAACGCAGCGTTTATCAACTTCTTACCAGTTATGAACGCCATGCCAATCAATGCCAAGAGCTTGGAAGCCAACCCTAGCGATTGGTTCGACCCCAAGAATGCGGTTTACAACGGCCCATACGTTGTTGAATCGTGGGTCAGCGGCGGCGATATTGTGCTCAAGCGCAATCCCAATTATGTTGGCGAAGGCACTGGCAACGTTGGCACAATCGTGTTGCGCCCATATGCCGATGCTAATGCCCGCTTGCAAGCCTTCGAAAACCAAGAAATTCAATTCACCTTCCTTGAAGATGCCAGCCAATTGGCTTATGCTCAAGGCAACCCCGATATCAAAGACAACATCAAGAGCGAAGAAAACCCAATCGTTTGGAAGGGTATTCAATACAATCGTTCATTGAATGCTGGCCCATTGCAAGATGTGCGGGTGCGTCAAGCCTTCGCTTTGTCAATCGACAAAAAAGCTATCACCGACCAAATTTTGAAGGGCTTGGCAGTGCCAACCGATACCTTCAACAGCGACGTGCGGGTGAAGGATAAAGTTAAGAGCTTGACCTACGATGTCGCCAAAGCCAAACAATTGCTGGCCGAAGCTGGCTATCCCGATGGTGCTGGCTTCCCTGAATTGACCTTCTATGCACCACCATCAAACGACCCACAAATGCCTTGGATCGAAGCCGTCGCTAAGATGTGGCAAGATAACTTGGGCGTGAAGGTCGTCATCCAAAACAACGAAGGCCCAGTTTACTCAAACATCCAATGGTCGAACTACAACAAAGATATTCAACCAGGCTTTGCGACCCTTGGCGGCCCAATGAACTGGTTCCAACCACTTGACTTGACTTTGGCTACCAACCATATTTGGTACTTCATGGATTACAAAGAAGGTGGCATGGCCAAGTTCGCTGAATATCAAACCCAAATCGATGCTGTCAGCAGCACCGAAGCCGTTGGCGATTGGGCTGATTTGACCGCTCGCGCTGAAGCAGCTTGGACCAAGCGCCAAGCAATCAACGCCATCGAAGAGCCAGAAATGGCCAAAATCTCGGCTAAAGCTGCCGAAGCCCCAAGCTTCAAAGAACAATGGGATGCAATCAACGAACGCTTTACCGCTGCCGCTGATGATGCTGAAAAGCTGACTGCCTACAAAGATGGCTTGTTGTTGGTCTTGAAAGAAGAACAAGACGCAACGTGGTATGATAATCGTACCGACGAAAACAAACAAGCTCAACGCTTGATGTTGAAACTGGCTGGCCAAACGCTCGACGACGCTTGGCAAACCTTGCCCGAAATTCAACAATTGGCAATCGACTCAGCTTGGATGATCCCCATCTACTACGACAAGTTGTACTACGCAACCGATCCACGACTCTCAGGCATTGTGATCAACAAACTCTCGTGGGGCGGGATCTTCCAATATCAATACTTACAGTGGACTGAATAA
- a CDS encoding ABC transporter permease → MRVNFIFFLIKRLAMMAISLVVIIAISYTLLAKAPGNFMDVQRAVAAMTTLANSNSETFKIQKALFDERYGLDKPLYMQIWTYTKNAVTFDFGPSFQSPSILIQDMVRERLPRTLLIVFLGIGLALIVGIPLGVIAGFRRNTWVDYIVTGFSMVGQVVPVYVLAIVLILIFAGQVWNVLPNGGWATPVPTFKQLILPVLTLALGPIAGIARFTRNQVAETMSQEFIRTARSKGISERLVIMRHALRNSLIPVVTTTAPQIAYALVGSVWIENIFRIPGIGQLFATALGARDYPLVITSTVILALGVMLANLLADILYSILDPRIKLEA, encoded by the coding sequence ATGCGAGTCAATTTTATCTTCTTCTTAATCAAACGCTTGGCGATGATGGCAATTTCGCTGGTGGTGATTATTGCCATTTCATACACGCTGCTTGCCAAAGCCCCCGGCAACTTTATGGATGTGCAGCGAGCAGTGGCTGCAATGACCACGCTGGCAAATAGCAACAGCGAAACCTTCAAAATTCAAAAGGCACTTTTTGACGAACGCTATGGCCTCGATAAACCACTCTATATGCAAATTTGGACTTACACCAAAAATGCTGTGACCTTTGATTTTGGTCCCTCCTTTCAAAGCCCAAGTATTTTAATTCAGGATATGGTACGTGAACGGTTGCCGCGAACCTTGTTGATCGTCTTTCTCGGGATTGGCCTCGCGCTGATCGTGGGGATTCCGCTCGGGGTGATTGCTGGTTTTCGCCGCAACACTTGGGTTGATTATATTGTGACGGGTTTTTCGATGGTTGGCCAAGTCGTACCAGTCTATGTTTTGGCAATTGTGCTGATTCTGATCTTTGCTGGCCAAGTTTGGAATGTGCTACCAAATGGTGGCTGGGCCACGCCTGTTCCAACCTTCAAGCAATTGATTTTGCCAGTGCTGACCTTGGCGCTTGGGCCAATTGCTGGGATTGCCCGCTTTACCCGCAACCAAGTTGCTGAAACGATGAGCCAAGAATTTATTCGTACCGCTCGCTCAAAAGGCATTTCCGAGCGCTTGGTGATTATGCGCCATGCCCTTCGTAACTCCTTGATTCCTGTGGTAACAACCACTGCGCCACAAATTGCCTATGCCTTGGTTGGCTCAGTGTGGATTGAAAATATTTTTCGGATTCCAGGGATCGGCCAATTGTTTGCCACCGCGCTGGGCGCACGCGATTACCCCTTGGTAATCACCAGTACGGTTATTTTGGCGCTTGGGGTTATGTTGGCCAATTTGTTAGCCGACATCCTCTATAGCATCCTTGATCCGCGGATTAAGCTCGAAGCCTAA
- a CDS encoding ABC transporter permease: protein MAVNQLSQPTTQEELPVAESLLKVFWRRYRRNAMALVGLVLVIIFVILAIFAPWIAPYHYNDQNLAATWQKPSSTYWFGTDDVGRDQLSRIIYAVRTAAIVGLGTSILSLIIGAAIGSVSGMRGGLTDTFLMRLVEIFNSFPSTLLAIILATTLGQKVTTIVIALAITNWAGYARLIRGQVLSLKNQEYVQAARTLGASEWHIITKYVLPNILGPIAVALSFGIPYAMVAEAGLSVIGVGIRPPEPSWGNLINLGISKMRGFPHLAVWPTLLFSITLLAFTWFGDGLQEIFNTKGER from the coding sequence ATGGCAGTTAATCAGCTTTCACAACCCACAACCCAAGAGGAGCTTCCGGTAGCGGAGTCGCTGCTCAAGGTGTTTTGGCGGCGCTATCGCCGCAATGCTATGGCTCTGGTTGGCTTAGTTTTGGTCATTATCTTTGTCATCCTAGCCATTTTTGCCCCTTGGATTGCCCCATATCACTATAACGATCAGAATCTGGCTGCAACGTGGCAAAAGCCTTCCAGTACCTATTGGTTTGGAACTGATGATGTTGGCCGTGATCAGTTGAGCCGGATTATTTATGCGGTGCGGACTGCGGCGATCGTTGGCTTAGGCACATCGATTCTATCCTTAATTATCGGAGCGGCGATTGGCTCAGTCTCAGGTATGCGCGGTGGCTTAACCGACACTTTTTTGATGCGCTTAGTTGAGATTTTCAATTCGTTCCCTTCGACCTTGTTAGCAATTATTTTGGCAACCACGCTTGGTCAAAAAGTAACCACCATTGTGATTGCTTTGGCGATTACTAACTGGGCGGGTTATGCGCGGTTGATTCGTGGTCAAGTGCTTTCGTTGAAAAATCAGGAATATGTGCAGGCTGCCCGCACGCTGGGGGCAAGCGAATGGCACATTATTACTAAATATGTGCTGCCCAACATTCTTGGCCCAATCGCAGTGGCGCTGAGCTTTGGGATTCCCTATGCCATGGTTGCTGAGGCAGGGCTTTCAGTGATTGGAGTTGGGATTCGACCACCAGAGCCATCGTGGGGCAACTTGATTAACTTGGGGATTAGCAAAATGCGCGGCTTCCCGCACTTAGCCGTTTGGCCAACCCTTTTGTTTAGCATCACGCTATTAGCCTTTACGTGGTTTGGCGATGGCTTGCAAGAAATCTTCAACACGAAAGGGGAACGCTAA
- a CDS encoding ABC transporter ATP-binding protein → MGAPLLEVKDLKVEFKRPGGVVHAVNGVNFVLEAGQSLGIVGESGSGKSVTMLSLLGLIGRTGRVVGGSAMFNGVDLVKMAPRELQDVRGRDIAVIFQDPMTSLNPIMKIGAQITESMRMRKIYSAAEAKERAIELLDRVGIPQPAKRLNDYPYQFSGGMRQRVMIALALALKPKLLIADEPTTALDVTVQAQVLDLLESLQDETGMAMIIITHDLGVATNYCDNLAVMYAGEIVEMTSVDRLVEHTSHPYALGLLNSTMEIGHGKTAIQPIPGNPPSALKVHKACPFAPRCRFKSSVCQERKPELATVEPNHLVACFHADTVVKAAQQGDDAAAEVMLNVAQPIHA, encoded by the coding sequence ATGGGTGCGCCATTATTGGAAGTCAAGGATCTCAAAGTCGAGTTCAAGCGACCTGGTGGCGTGGTGCATGCGGTCAACGGGGTCAATTTTGTGCTTGAAGCTGGTCAAAGCCTCGGGATCGTCGGTGAATCGGGGTCGGGCAAATCGGTGACGATGCTTTCGTTGCTTGGTTTGATTGGCCGCACGGGCCGTGTCGTTGGTGGCTCAGCGATGTTCAACGGGGTTGATTTGGTCAAAATGGCTCCACGTGAGCTGCAAGATGTGCGCGGTCGTGATATTGCGGTGATCTTCCAAGACCCCATGACCAGCCTCAACCCAATTATGAAGATTGGGGCGCAGATCACCGAAAGTATGCGCATGCGCAAAATTTACTCGGCAGCCGAAGCCAAAGAACGAGCGATTGAACTGCTCGATCGGGTCGGGATTCCCCAGCCTGCCAAGCGGCTCAACGATTATCCCTATCAATTCTCTGGTGGCATGCGCCAACGGGTGATGATTGCGCTGGCACTAGCGCTCAAGCCCAAATTGCTGATTGCCGATGAGCCAACCACAGCCCTTGATGTAACGGTGCAAGCCCAAGTGCTCGATTTGCTCGAATCGTTGCAAGACGAAACTGGGATGGCCATGATTATTATTACCCACGATTTGGGCGTGGCCACCAACTACTGCGATAATTTGGCGGTGATGTATGCTGGCGAAATTGTCGAAATGACCAGCGTTGATCGCTTGGTTGAGCACACATCGCATCCCTATGCTTTGGGTTTGCTCAACAGCACGATGGAAATTGGCCACGGCAAAACTGCCATCCAGCCAATTCCTGGTAATCCGCCAAGTGCCTTGAAAGTGCATAAAGCTTGCCCATTTGCGCCACGCTGCCGCTTCAAAAGCAGTGTTTGCCAAGAACGCAAGCCCGAATTAGCCACAGTTGAACCCAATCACCTCGTAGCTTGTTTCCACGCTGATACCGTGGTCAAGGCCGCGCAACAAGGTGATGATGCAGCAGCGGAGGTAATGCTCAATGTCGCCCAACCAATCCACGCCTAA
- a CDS encoding ATP-binding cassette domain-containing protein: protein MSPNQSTPNSGQPLLKVEGVSKYFMRDKSRFAAVEDVSVTLNAGETLGIVGESGSGKSTLSRCIIRLYDPEKGRIFFDGVDFTGLSTKALRLKRRDIQMIFQDPLASLNPMMTVHSAIEDPMLIHNVGTARERTKRVHELLELVGLDVGAANAFPFEFSGGQQQRIGIARALALNPKLLICDEAVSALDVSIQAQILRLLQDLQKQLGLAYLFISHNLAVVEHMSDQIAVMYHGKVVEYDTVEEIFRAPKQEYTRNLIDSVPKIPRSDTMRFKRPRLNEDAAGA, encoded by the coding sequence ATGTCGCCCAACCAATCCACGCCTAACTCAGGCCAGCCCTTGCTCAAAGTCGAGGGTGTTTCCAAATATTTTATGCGCGACAAAAGCCGCTTTGCCGCCGTCGAAGATGTTTCGGTTACCCTCAATGCTGGCGAAACCTTGGGGATCGTCGGCGAATCGGGTTCGGGCAAATCGACGCTTTCGCGCTGTATTATCCGTCTATACGACCCTGAAAAAGGCCGAATTTTCTTCGATGGGGTTGATTTTACGGGTTTATCGACTAAGGCCTTACGGCTCAAACGCCGCGACATCCAGATGATTTTCCAAGATCCGCTGGCTAGCCTCAACCCGATGATGACTGTGCATAGCGCGATTGAAGACCCAATGTTGATTCACAATGTTGGTACTGCCCGCGAACGCACCAAGCGCGTCCATGAATTATTGGAGTTGGTCGGGCTTGATGTTGGGGCTGCCAATGCCTTTCCATTTGAATTTTCGGGTGGTCAGCAACAACGGATTGGCATCGCCCGGGCCTTGGCCTTGAATCCCAAATTGTTGATTTGCGATGAAGCCGTCAGTGCGCTTGATGTGTCGATTCAGGCCCAGATTTTGCGCTTGCTGCAAGATTTACAAAAACAATTGGGCTTGGCCTATTTGTTTATTTCGCATAATTTGGCGGTAGTCGAGCATATGAGCGACCAAATTGCCGTGATGTATCATGGCAAAGTCGTCGAATACGATACGGTTGAGGAAATATTCCGTGCACCCAAGCAGGAATATACCCGCAATTTGATCGATAGTGTGCCGAAAATTCCGCGCTCGGATACGATGCGTTTCAAACGCCCGCGCCTGAATGAAGACGCAGCAGGAGCCTAA
- a CDS encoding cellulase family glycosylhydrolase, whose amino-acid sequence MTTLSNPKTAISDTRFAKLARGINLSHWFAQDYTNQYSLEHLRTYNTEADIALLAKLGCSHLRFTLNPVVLLNERNPTELNPTYLAEVDRAIDLMLAHDLAVIVDLHPEDDFKQRLFSSPSLVKTFASFWQSLAAHLAQRDPEMLFLEVLNEPVVTDAQQWALVQAELLAAMRAGAPNHTLIATGHKWSSIAELLELEPLADPNIIYNFHCYDPHTFTHQAATWGAPYWQYLEYLPYPSSPAALAPIVATIDNEVARDAATIYGNERWNIDTLREWIGQATAWAEQHQVRLTCNEFGVYRFKSKPEDRAAWLRDMRIILEEFNIGWTMWDYAGGFSVVNQLSGQREIDQLTVEALGLNQ is encoded by the coding sequence ATGACAACGTTGTCGAACCCAAAAACGGCGATTAGCGATACGCGGTTTGCCAAACTGGCCCGTGGCATTAATTTAAGCCACTGGTTTGCTCAAGATTATACCAATCAATATAGTTTGGAGCATTTGCGCACGTACAACACCGAGGCCGATATTGCGCTGCTGGCCAAGCTTGGTTGTAGCCATTTGCGCTTTACGCTCAATCCGGTTGTGCTGCTGAATGAGCGCAATCCAACCGAATTGAATCCTACCTATCTGGCCGAAGTTGATCGAGCAATCGATTTGATGTTGGCCCATGATTTGGCGGTAATTGTCGATTTGCATCCTGAGGACGATTTTAAGCAGCGCTTGTTTAGCTCGCCCAGTTTGGTCAAAACCTTTGCCAGCTTTTGGCAAAGCCTAGCTGCCCATCTAGCCCAGCGTGATCCAGAGATGCTCTTTTTAGAAGTGTTGAACGAGCCAGTTGTGACCGATGCTCAGCAATGGGCTTTGGTGCAAGCCGAATTATTGGCGGCGATGCGGGCTGGTGCACCCAACCACACCCTAATTGCAACTGGCCATAAGTGGTCGAGTATTGCCGAGTTGCTGGAACTTGAGCCATTGGCCGATCCCAATATTATCTACAATTTTCACTGCTACGATCCACATACCTTTACCCATCAGGCCGCAACCTGGGGCGCACCCTACTGGCAGTATCTCGAATATTTGCCCTATCCATCTAGCCCCGCAGCTTTAGCGCCAATTGTGGCTACGATTGATAATGAAGTTGCGCGTGATGCTGCCACTATCTATGGCAACGAACGTTGGAATATTGATACGCTGCGCGAGTGGATTGGCCAAGCGACAGCGTGGGCTGAGCAGCATCAGGTGCGTTTGACCTGCAACGAATTTGGGGTCTATCGCTTCAAGAGTAAGCCCGAAGATCGTGCGGCATGGCTCCGTGATATGCGGATTATCCTCGAAGAATTCAACATTGGCTGGACGATGTGGGATTATGCAGGTGGATTTAGCGTGGTCAATCAACTGAGTGGTCAGCGTGAGATCGATCAATTGACAGTTGAAGCCTTGGGATTAAATCAATAA